A window of the Mesotoga sp. Brook.08.105.5.1 genome harbors these coding sequences:
- a CDS encoding PAS domain S-box protein — protein sequence MTIEEGSDKLAKSILALQEQMKELDCIYKISSALHGSSTANEAVGLLIDQLPKGFRFTDQVSIRIEFNGSIWNSGDNWSNERAISSDIVVNGKKMGEVSVSLINESLFKDEPFLKEERKLLLSATSVLSNTLERISIQDDMKDSLERLTFAIDASEEGVWDWNIKTGHVFFSRRWKEMLGFSDEEISSSVEEWKKRVHPEDLAEVESLLEKCLTGKTPNYQLEYRLIGKDGSSVWVLDSGKVVSRNGSGEPLRMVGIHTDLTQHRAAEMRLQRLNKLLTLMFRANEFLIHAKEEASLLNGLCDIVAKIGDFPLAWVAFKRPGEKTLDPVAVSGKAKDYPFEVAITWDESELSRSAIGKAIKTGMTIITRSIDRSPDYLPWKDTVLKYGLKASVAIPLLVDKRVIGSLVIYSEYEDAFDSEEVRLLEELAEDISFGISSMRIEAQLEHQSGVLSSIRRVNRLIVTENDIDDLIKKSAELMTGSRGFERCMILLTNNGDLSSWAASGFSRSQLLEIESSLESGHIPPMLREAMEREGVISIESKEYHEKCLTFSDSGDLAVFAKGLRVADNCMGAMAVVIKASFYLSKEERELFSEIVDDISYAIYKLKLEKNEKLLQRRFSLFMDRLPGAVFISDSNLRMTYFNDFASKMFGFKDDWIGRDPKENYPGKLGRDILDDDLRTQNGEQIVREERIMAADGQEKILYVQKFPIPSEGDKPMIAAIALDITSRRIAEMALKRLGSVIDLSFNEMYLFDPDSLRFLQANRGATENSGYTLDELRKMTPLDLQLKMDRGVFEEVLNRLKKDPMSYEVFETEHVRKDGTAYPVEVRLQLHEDEYERVFVAIVLDITERKRSEESVQRSLESLINTLSSLVEARDPYTSGHQKRVSELSVAIARRLYSDNDEYKDIIESIRVAALLHDIGKSAVPTEILTKPVRLNDLEYHLVREHSAKGYEILKGVYFPWPIAEIVFQHHERLDGSGYPRGLKGDDIRIEARIIAVADVVEAMSSHRPYRASLGMDKALEEIIQNSGKYYDRKVVNVCLEVFDEGFEFKS from the coding sequence GTGACGATTGAAGAAGGTAGCGACAAACTGGCGAAATCCATCCTCGCTCTTCAGGAGCAAATGAAAGAACTGGATTGTATCTACAAGATCTCCAGCGCGCTTCACGGATCCTCGACGGCAAATGAAGCGGTCGGTCTGTTAATTGATCAGCTTCCCAAAGGATTCAGGTTCACCGATCAAGTATCTATAAGAATCGAATTCAACGGGAGTATTTGGAATTCTGGAGACAATTGGTCGAACGAAAGGGCGATCTCTTCCGACATAGTCGTAAATGGAAAGAAGATGGGAGAGGTAAGTGTATCGCTTATCAACGAATCACTCTTCAAAGATGAACCTTTCCTGAAAGAAGAGAGGAAGCTACTCTTATCCGCGACTTCGGTTCTTTCAAATACCCTAGAGAGAATCTCGATTCAGGACGATATGAAGGACAGTCTAGAAAGGTTGACTTTTGCAATAGACGCCTCGGAAGAAGGTGTGTGGGATTGGAATATCAAGACCGGTCACGTTTTCTTCTCAAGAAGATGGAAGGAGATGCTGGGTTTCTCTGATGAAGAGATCTCCAGTAGCGTAGAGGAATGGAAGAAGAGAGTTCATCCGGAAGATCTCGCTGAAGTGGAGTCTCTTCTGGAGAAATGCCTTACAGGCAAGACACCCAATTATCAGCTGGAGTATAGGCTTATTGGGAAGGACGGCTCGTCTGTCTGGGTTCTCGACAGTGGAAAGGTAGTATCGAGGAACGGTAGCGGCGAACCCTTGAGAATGGTCGGGATCCATACGGATCTAACACAGCACAGAGCGGCCGAAATGAGACTCCAAAGGCTCAACAAGTTGCTAACACTGATGTTCAGGGCAAATGAGTTCTTAATTCATGCAAAGGAAGAAGCATCTCTTCTCAATGGACTTTGTGATATCGTCGCCAAGATTGGAGATTTCCCGCTTGCCTGGGTAGCTTTTAAGAGGCCCGGAGAAAAGACTCTTGACCCGGTTGCCGTCAGCGGAAAGGCAAAGGACTATCCGTTTGAAGTTGCAATTACCTGGGATGAAAGCGAACTGAGCAGAAGTGCCATAGGAAAAGCTATTAAGACCGGAATGACCATTATTACCAGGAGTATTGATCGTTCCCCCGATTATCTGCCTTGGAAAGACACTGTTTTGAAGTACGGGCTGAAAGCCTCGGTTGCAATCCCTCTTTTAGTCGATAAGAGGGTAATAGGCAGCCTGGTGATTTACTCGGAGTATGAAGACGCTTTTGATAGCGAGGAAGTTCGACTCTTGGAGGAGCTTGCTGAAGACATCTCATTCGGCATTTCATCAATGAGAATTGAAGCTCAGCTAGAACACCAGAGCGGAGTTCTTTCCTCAATTAGAAGAGTTAATCGTCTGATCGTTACCGAAAATGATATCGATGATCTCATAAAGAAGAGTGCCGAGTTGATGACCGGCTCCAGAGGGTTTGAGAGATGCATGATTCTGTTGACCAATAATGGGGACCTTTCAAGCTGGGCCGCCTCGGGCTTCAGCAGATCTCAACTGCTGGAAATAGAATCCAGTTTAGAATCAGGTCATATTCCTCCCATGCTGAGAGAGGCAATGGAAAGGGAAGGCGTTATTTCGATCGAAAGTAAGGAATACCACGAGAAGTGCTTGACATTTAGCGACTCCGGTGATCTTGCGGTGTTTGCAAAAGGCTTAAGAGTTGCTGACAACTGCATGGGGGCCATGGCAGTTGTCATTAAGGCAAGTTTCTATCTTTCAAAGGAAGAAAGAGAGCTCTTCTCCGAAATAGTCGACGATATCTCTTACGCAATCTACAAGCTCAAGCTTGAGAAGAACGAGAAACTTCTCCAGAGAAGATTCTCTCTGTTCATGGATAGACTTCCCGGAGCGGTATTCATTTCGGACAGCAATTTGAGAATGACATACTTCAACGATTTTGCAAGCAAGATGTTCGGGTTCAAGGACGACTGGATTGGAAGAGATCCGAAGGAAAACTACCCCGGAAAGCTAGGCAGAGATATACTTGACGACGACCTGCGAACTCAGAATGGAGAACAGATAGTGAGGGAAGAAAGGATTATGGCTGCCGACGGTCAGGAGAAGATCCTCTATGTACAGAAATTCCCCATACCTTCCGAAGGCGACAAACCGATGATCGCCGCTATCGCTCTGGACATTACAAGTCGAAGGATTGCCGAAATGGCCCTTAAGAGGCTTGGGAGTGTCATAGATCTCTCGTTCAATGAGATGTATTTGTTCGACCCGGACTCATTGCGTTTCCTTCAAGCGAATAGAGGAGCTACGGAAAACTCGGGTTACACTCTTGATGAACTGCGTAAAATGACTCCTCTGGATCTGCAACTCAAGATGGATAGAGGAGTTTTTGAGGAAGTTCTGAACAGACTCAAAAAAGACCCGATGTCCTATGAAGTCTTTGAGACCGAGCATGTCAGAAAAGACGGAACTGCCTATCCCGTGGAAGTGAGACTTCAACTACATGAAGACGAATATGAGCGTGTATTCGTCGCGATTGTTCTAGATATTACCGAAAGAAAGAGATCAGAGGAGTCGGTTCAAAGAAGCCTTGAATCACTAATAAACACACTGTCATCTCTTGTCGAGGCGAGAGATCCATACACTTCCGGCCATCAGAAACGGGTGAGTGAGCTTTCAGTTGCTATTGCCCGAAGACTATATTCAGATAATGATGAATACAAGGACATTATCGAATCGATTCGAGTTGCCGCGTTGCTTCACGACATAGGAAAGAGTGCGGTACCGACAGAAATACTGACAAAGCCCGTGAGACTTAACGATCTCGAGTATCACCTTGTTAGAGAGCATTCTGCAAAGGGTTACGAAATACTTAAGGGAGTCTATTTCCCGTGGCCTATAGCGGAAATAGTGTTCCAGCATCATGAAAGGCTTGACGGCTCGGGTTACCCTCGAGGACTTAAGGGAGACGATATTAGAATTGAAGCCCGAATAATCGCCGTAGCCGATGTTGTTGAAGCTATGTCTTCACACAGACCATACAGAGCTTCGCTGGGAATGGACAAGGCCCTTGAAGAGATAATCCAAAACTCGGGCAAGTATTACGACAGAAAGGTCGTTAATGTCTGCCTAGAAGTCTTCGACGAGGGATTTGAGTTCAAATCCTAA
- a CDS encoding type 1 glutamine amidotransferase domain-containing protein, protein MRLKGKRVVVLVENGFEDLEFWVPVMRLLEEGAEVIIAGKEKDKQFSGKGCLQAVSDSDFESIDVSRLDGVLIPGGWAPDKLRRYEEVKKLVKSAHERRKVIGMICHAGLVGISAGIVEGSKSVGSEGIKDDLINAGAVWVDEPALVDGNLVWGRVVKDIPDFCRKLVETLENGIR, encoded by the coding sequence GTGAGACTTAAAGGAAAAAGAGTGGTGGTCTTGGTTGAAAATGGATTTGAGGATCTCGAATTCTGGGTCCCCGTGATGCGTCTTCTAGAGGAAGGGGCAGAAGTAATCATAGCTGGCAAAGAAAAAGACAAGCAATTCAGCGGTAAGGGATGTCTTCAGGCAGTATCCGACTCAGACTTCGAGTCGATAGATGTTTCAAGGCTGGATGGAGTTCTTATACCCGGAGGGTGGGCTCCCGACAAACTGAGACGATATGAAGAAGTAAAAAAGTTAGTAAAGAGCGCTCATGAAAGGAGAAAAGTTATTGGGATGATATGTCACGCGGGCCTTGTCGGCATTTCAGCCGGAATCGTAGAAGGTTCAAAATCTGTCGGAAGCGAAGGAATAAAAGATGACCTAATAAATGCTGGTGCAGTTTGGGTAGACGAGCCAGCATTGGTTGATGGCAATCTAGTTTGGGGAAGAGTTGTGAAGGACATCCCTGACTTCTGCAGGAAACTGGTCGAAACTTTAGAAAATGGAATCCGTTAA
- a CDS encoding heavy-metal-associated domain-containing protein, with protein sequence MKLEIGGMSCNHCKMRVERALKSVEGVEDAVVDIDEGIAEIFTTKNIEENRLRESIEDAGYSFRGIRE encoded by the coding sequence ATGAAGCTTGAAATTGGAGGAATGAGCTGTAATCACTGCAAAATGCGAGTGGAAAGAGCGTTGAAGTCTGTGGAAGGCGTGGAGGACGCAGTGGTAGACATTGATGAAGGAATCGCAGAAATCTTCACAACCAAGAATATTGAAGAGAACCGCTTGAGAGAGAGTATTGAAGATGCAGGTTATTCATTTAGGGGAATCAGAGAGTAA
- a CDS encoding GNAT family N-acetyltransferase — protein MKKIEGSEWKRLLPFLYRNKEFNMFIIGDIENTSSDSEHMEIFLDGDLDDPKGVLLRYYKFFILADSSRMDFREAAGIIKRDVRAMMLTGSVYGIDKMVPYLSGMCEEEDALRFAVMKEPNLVESVFEVRRATMKDAAKLLEFLCSVEEFHATEEESFMATLRDGSTRRYIIEEDSEILATAASTSESCDMAMIIAVATRKDHRGRGLASAVVSRLCGDLLAEGKTPCLLYDNPDTGRIYNRLGFREIGELKTLRFKKP, from the coding sequence TTGAAGAAGATCGAAGGAAGTGAATGGAAGAGACTCCTTCCTTTTCTGTACAGAAACAAGGAGTTCAACATGTTCATTATTGGAGATATCGAGAATACGAGTTCCGATTCAGAGCATATGGAGATATTCCTCGATGGAGATCTAGACGACCCGAAAGGTGTCCTCCTTCGTTACTACAAGTTCTTCATTCTAGCCGATTCCAGTAGAATGGATTTTCGAGAAGCTGCAGGTATCATAAAGAGGGATGTTCGGGCAATGATGCTTACCGGAAGCGTATACGGGATAGACAAAATGGTTCCGTATCTTAGTGGGATGTGTGAGGAAGAGGACGCTCTGCGTTTTGCCGTCATGAAGGAACCCAACCTTGTCGAGTCTGTATTTGAAGTGAGAAGAGCAACGATGAAGGATGCCGCAAAGCTTCTGGAATTTCTTTGCTCAGTAGAAGAGTTTCATGCTACGGAAGAAGAGTCTTTCATGGCTACACTTAGAGATGGAAGTACCCGTAGATATATAATAGAAGAAGATAGTGAGATCCTGGCTACGGCTGCCAGTACTTCCGAGAGTTGCGATATGGCGATGATCATTGCAGTTGCAACTAGGAAGGACCATAGAGGGCGAGGCCTGGCATCGGCAGTAGTATCCAGACTCTGCGGGGATCTCCTTGCCGAAGGAAAGACTCCCTGTCTGCTCTACGACAATCCTGATACGGGTAGAATCTACAATCGACTTGGATTCAGGGAGATCGGGGAGTTAAAGACGCTAAGATTTAAGAAACCATAG
- a CDS encoding metal-sensing transcriptional repressor — MNTHSHHKHDGALKILKTARGQIDGIIKMIEEERYCIDISTQLLAVISLLKKANTTVVNKHIETCIREAVVSGNIEEKIAELETLMKYIEKSL; from the coding sequence ATGAATACACATTCTCATCACAAACACGACGGGGCTCTCAAGATTCTTAAGACTGCCAGAGGTCAGATAGACGGCATAATCAAGATGATAGAAGAAGAGAGATACTGCATAGATATTTCCACTCAGCTTCTCGCTGTCATCTCGCTCCTCAAAAAGGCAAACACAACAGTTGTAAACAAGCATATCGAAACCTGCATAAGAGAAGCAGTGGTTTCCGGCAATATTGAAGAGAAGATAGCGGAGCTGGAAACACTCATGAAATATATAGAGAAGAGCCTCTAG
- a CDS encoding SHOCT domain-containing protein has translation MMFFGFLIVIFAIVFFLKPDILKSRMAVSSSYDKEMRVLRERLANGEISIEQYEELKKTLSEEK, from the coding sequence ATGATGTTCTTTGGATTCCTAATAGTAATCTTTGCTATAGTATTCTTTCTTAAACCCGACATCTTGAAGAGTCGAATGGCTGTCTCCTCCTCATATGATAAAGAAATGAGAGTTCTCAGAGAAAGATTGGCTAACGGAGAGATCTCTATCGAGCAGTACGAGGAACTGAAAAAAACACTGTCCGAGGAGAAATAA
- a CDS encoding heavy metal translocating P-type ATPase, with the protein MSFEKNHMKEEYFVEGMTCAACAKAVERAALKIAGVKSATVNLSTERLSIEAANKIDREMLFETVENSGYSLKEVKSGRKAVMEIDGMTCAACSVAVEKAIGRLEGIKSVSVNLSSDTVSFEYDPDALRIGQVKAAVEKAGYKAGGLITENLAASRLRKEAATLSYKRKLVFSAIFALPLLIVAMGHMVGLRLPIIIDPHINPLNFAMIQLFLTVPIVIAGKDFYLKGIPNLFRGNPNMDSLVGLGTGAAFAYGIFATAQIALGNHVYVADLYFESAGVIIALISLGKYLENLSRGRTSDAIMKLISLSPETAYVKRGNGFEEIAIEETEVGDTLLVKPGMRIPVDGEILEGTSSIDQSVITGESIPVDVQKGAKVIGGTTNISGIFEMKATVVGSDTVLSRIIKLVEDAQSSKAPIARMADIVSGYFVPFVLIAAAVTFLTWILLGYGFAFSMSMMIAVLVIACPCALGLATPTAIMVGTGKGAELGILFRNGEALEVTHKVDAIVFDKTGTITRGRPELVDIHTMGSLDRDQVLQLSASIARRSSHPLDSAISIAYYGTLLQVSSFEAYPGKGIIAVVNGREVRIGNHHFVGLSAEEMELVDKVSSKGMTPVSVSVDGKPAAVFGIADVVKENSLEAVSTLKEMGIDTYIMTGDNTRTAKAIAEQVGIENVLAEVMPEDKARKVADLKKEGKTVMMVGDGINDSPALAEADISIAVGSGTDIAIESSDVVLISDNLNNVPKAIKLSRATIRNIKENLFWAFFYNVIGIPVAAGLLYKVAGIKLNPMIAGAAMAFSSVSVVANALRLKRVRI; encoded by the coding sequence ATGAGTTTTGAGAAGAATCATATGAAAGAAGAGTATTTCGTTGAAGGTATGACCTGCGCAGCCTGTGCAAAAGCGGTTGAAAGAGCTGCCTTGAAAATCGCAGGGGTGAAGAGTGCGACCGTCAATCTTTCAACGGAAAGACTTTCTATCGAAGCTGCAAACAAAATAGATAGAGAAATGCTGTTTGAAACAGTGGAAAACTCTGGCTACTCGCTCAAAGAAGTGAAGTCCGGAAGAAAGGCCGTAATGGAAATTGATGGCATGACCTGCGCAGCATGTTCTGTAGCTGTTGAGAAAGCGATCGGTAGACTAGAAGGTATCAAGAGCGTCAGCGTGAATCTATCCTCAGATACCGTTTCCTTTGAGTATGATCCCGACGCTCTTAGAATCGGTCAAGTTAAGGCGGCCGTCGAAAAGGCAGGCTATAAGGCTGGAGGCCTCATAACGGAAAACCTTGCAGCAAGCCGCTTAAGAAAAGAGGCGGCGACGCTCTCTTACAAGAGGAAGCTGGTATTCTCCGCAATCTTTGCTCTGCCCTTGTTGATAGTTGCCATGGGCCATATGGTCGGGCTCAGATTGCCCATAATCATAGATCCTCATATAAATCCGTTGAACTTCGCTATGATTCAGCTGTTCTTAACAGTCCCGATAGTAATTGCCGGAAAGGATTTTTATCTTAAGGGAATACCGAATCTCTTCAGAGGCAATCCAAATATGGATAGTCTTGTTGGTCTCGGAACAGGCGCAGCGTTTGCGTACGGTATCTTTGCAACGGCTCAAATCGCTCTTGGTAACCACGTTTACGTAGCAGATCTCTATTTTGAATCGGCAGGAGTGATTATTGCTTTGATCTCGCTTGGTAAATATCTAGAGAACCTTTCGAGAGGCAGAACTTCCGATGCAATAATGAAGTTAATTAGTCTATCTCCGGAAACGGCTTATGTGAAGAGGGGCAACGGCTTCGAAGAAATTGCGATCGAGGAAACCGAGGTTGGAGATACTCTCCTTGTCAAGCCCGGAATGAGAATTCCGGTAGACGGGGAAATCTTGGAAGGAACGAGCTCCATCGATCAATCGGTAATAACCGGGGAATCTATCCCCGTTGACGTTCAGAAGGGTGCTAAGGTGATCGGCGGCACAACAAACATCAGCGGAATATTTGAGATGAAGGCTACTGTAGTAGGGAGCGATACAGTTTTATCGAGAATAATAAAGCTCGTTGAAGATGCTCAGTCTTCTAAGGCTCCGATAGCAAGGATGGCAGATATCGTGAGCGGCTACTTCGTGCCCTTTGTACTTATTGCTGCTGCAGTCACCTTTCTTACTTGGATACTCCTAGGCTACGGATTCGCGTTCTCCATGTCAATGATGATCGCAGTCCTTGTGATTGCCTGTCCTTGCGCCCTGGGACTCGCTACTCCTACAGCAATCATGGTCGGCACAGGAAAGGGAGCAGAGTTGGGGATTCTCTTTAGAAACGGAGAAGCTCTGGAAGTAACCCATAAGGTTGATGCTATCGTATTCGACAAGACAGGAACCATAACGCGAGGAAGACCTGAGCTTGTAGACATTCACACAATGGGATCTCTAGATCGCGATCAGGTATTACAACTGTCTGCAAGCATCGCCAGAAGAAGCTCTCATCCTCTAGACTCGGCTATTTCGATTGCTTATTACGGCACATTGCTGCAAGTCTCTTCATTCGAGGCTTACCCTGGAAAGGGAATCATCGCAGTAGTTAACGGGAGAGAGGTACGAATCGGGAATCACCATTTTGTTGGTCTATCTGCGGAAGAGATGGAGTTAGTGGACAAGGTTTCCAGCAAGGGAATGACCCCCGTTTCTGTCTCCGTAGACGGCAAACCGGCGGCGGTGTTTGGAATTGCAGATGTTGTGAAAGAAAATTCTTTGGAAGCCGTATCAACGCTGAAAGAAATGGGAATAGATACCTATATTATGACGGGAGACAATACTAGGACCGCGAAAGCAATCGCAGAACAGGTAGGAATCGAGAATGTCCTTGCCGAAGTAATGCCCGAAGACAAGGCGAGAAAGGTTGCTGATCTTAAGAAAGAAGGCAAGACCGTCATGATGGTTGGCGACGGGATAAACGATTCCCCAGCACTGGCGGAGGCCGATATAAGCATTGCCGTCGGATCGGGAACCGACATCGCTATCGAGTCTTCAGACGTCGTTCTTATCAGCGACAATCTTAATAATGTTCCGAAGGCAATAAAGCTATCCAGAGCAACCATCAGAAACATCAAAGAGAATCTCTTCTGGGCCTTTTTCTATAACGTTATTGGAATACCAGTGGCAGCCGGTCTCCTTTACAAAGTGGCCGGAATAAAGCTTAACCCTATGATAGCCGGTGCAGCCATGGCCTTTTCCAGTGTTAGTGTAGTCGCAAACGCACTGAGGTTGAAGAGAGTACGAATCTAG
- a CDS encoding ABC transporter ATP-binding protein, which translates to MSLILRNVRKVFTSYGTQTVAVDDFDQEIGKGQLVTLLGPSGCGKTTTLRIIAGFEVPTNGRVLLDGKDVTNLPPNRRSISMVFQSYALFPHLTVEENIAFGLKLKRLDKKTMKKKIREMTDLVGLKGLEKRRPDQLSGGQQQRVALARSLVMEPSVLLFDEPLSNLDAKLRESMRLEIRRIQQEVDITSVYVTHDQVEAMSISDVIVVMNDGKVMQIGSPFDIYARPQNSFVADFIGRVNFIDGEVESVDGDSVTVLCSSLGKRFVGSKGGEFAVGDSVRIVLRPESLSDREEDKINILNGKVLKYVFLGSNVEYEIELPDGKRLNAVTFNPIERKFPVVGKETELFFSKKSAWVIKS; encoded by the coding sequence ATGAGTCTGATTCTGAGAAATGTTAGAAAAGTCTTCACGAGTTATGGTACACAAACAGTCGCCGTTGACGACTTCGATCAAGAAATCGGGAAGGGGCAGCTTGTAACACTCCTGGGTCCTTCGGGATGTGGAAAGACGACCACATTGAGAATCATTGCCGGGTTCGAAGTTCCGACAAATGGTCGAGTTTTGCTGGATGGAAAGGACGTCACAAACCTGCCTCCCAATAGGAGGAGCATTTCGATGGTCTTCCAGAGTTACGCTCTCTTCCCTCACCTAACTGTGGAGGAGAATATCGCTTTTGGTCTGAAGCTGAAGAGACTTGATAAGAAAACCATGAAGAAAAAGATACGGGAGATGACAGACCTGGTGGGTCTTAAGGGTCTTGAAAAGAGACGGCCCGATCAACTGTCCGGCGGTCAACAGCAGAGAGTTGCATTGGCGAGAAGCCTTGTTATGGAGCCGAGCGTTCTTCTTTTTGATGAGCCGCTCTCGAATCTCGATGCGAAATTAAGGGAATCGATGAGGCTCGAAATCCGTCGAATACAGCAAGAGGTTGACATCACCAGTGTGTACGTTACTCACGACCAGGTAGAGGCGATGAGTATTTCCGATGTCATTGTGGTAATGAACGACGGAAAAGTAATGCAAATAGGAAGTCCGTTTGATATCTACGCCAGACCACAGAACAGTTTTGTAGCAGACTTCATCGGACGGGTCAATTTCATCGACGGGGAAGTGGAATCTGTCGACGGCGACTCAGTGACCGTGTTGTGCAGCTCTCTGGGAAAGAGGTTTGTAGGCAGTAAGGGAGGTGAATTCGCTGTCGGAGACAGTGTTAGGATAGTATTGAGACCGGAATCCCTTTCTGACAGGGAAGAAGACAAGATCAATATTCTTAATGGGAAGGTCTTGAAGTATGTCTTCCTCGGATCGAATGTTGAATATGAGATAGAGCTTCCGGATGGAAAGAGGTTGAACGCAGTGACTTTCAACCCAATTGAAAGAAAGTTTCCCGTTGTAGGCAAGGAAACCGAACTTTTCTTCTCAAAGAAAAGTGCATGGGTCATAAAGAGCTGA
- a CDS encoding 4Fe-4S binding protein, with product MSSKKAATLRVIVEVLFLALFVFLLRNRDLQRWFLIFGVGLLGALFLGRVYCGWICPMETLFRPIDWLYAKLRLKRLRTPAIFKNGVFRWTILILFVVLMIAVRVFKIKINLLLYITVFSVLVTLIFEEEFWHRYMCPFGTLLTFFSKKPFFGMKIDKPSCVSCGICQKVCPVSAIEKESDGMKIDNSECLVCLKCKEKCPKLSITYSRSE from the coding sequence ATGTCTAGCAAAAAAGCTGCAACACTAAGAGTTATCGTGGAGGTCCTTTTTCTCGCTCTCTTCGTATTCTTGCTGCGAAACAGGGATTTGCAGAGATGGTTCTTGATATTCGGCGTTGGACTTCTGGGAGCTCTCTTTCTGGGGAGAGTCTATTGTGGATGGATCTGCCCCATGGAGACCCTGTTCAGACCAATAGACTGGTTGTATGCGAAATTGAGGCTGAAGAGGCTAAGAACGCCGGCGATATTCAAGAACGGCGTATTCAGATGGACGATTCTGATACTCTTTGTGGTGCTTATGATTGCGGTTAGGGTTTTCAAAATCAAGATCAATCTCCTTCTTTACATCACAGTGTTTTCGGTATTGGTTACTCTGATATTTGAGGAGGAGTTCTGGCACAGGTACATGTGTCCCTTTGGGACGCTACTAACGTTTTTCTCGAAGAAACCGTTTTTCGGTATGAAGATTGACAAACCTTCATGCGTATCCTGCGGAATCTGCCAGAAGGTCTGCCCCGTTAGCGCCATAGAAAAAGAGAGTGATGGAATGAAGATAGACAATTCAGAGTGCCTCGTTTGCCTCAAGTGCAAGGAAAAGTGTCCTAAACTGTCAATAACATACTCTAGATCCGAGTGA
- a CDS encoding MFS transporter has protein sequence MFFFGTFAGLLIIGQMSKIGLEQASISNGFLLVVVYAIFNFIGRVTWGTISDYIGRTATLFTMFAIQALIYFLFSSFTNPVALLIGKSVVGFTFGGMLAIFPVVTADFYGVKNLGLNYGVMITAWGVGGVIGPLLGGIARDLTGGYGISYLVSAVLSVLGAVLSLIIRHPEAEDRKGRLGEPDGKTGGST, from the coding sequence ATGTTCTTCTTTGGTACGTTTGCAGGACTGCTCATTATCGGTCAGATGTCGAAGATAGGGCTAGAGCAGGCATCAATTAGCAATGGATTTCTGCTGGTGGTTGTTTATGCGATTTTCAATTTCATTGGCCGGGTAACTTGGGGCACGATATCTGATTATATTGGAAGAACGGCCACCCTATTCACTATGTTTGCCATTCAGGCTCTCATATACTTCCTTTTCAGTTCATTCACCAACCCTGTTGCTCTGTTGATAGGGAAGAGCGTTGTGGGATTCACTTTTGGCGGAATGCTCGCAATCTTTCCGGTTGTAACTGCCGATTTCTACGGTGTGAAGAATCTTGGACTGAATTACGGGGTAATGATAACGGCCTGGGGTGTAGGTGGAGTCATCGGCCCTTTGCTAGGTGGGATTGCGCGCGACCTTACGGGTGGATACGGGATAAGTTACTTGGTCTCAGCGGTTCTGAGTGTTTTGGGTGCAGTGCTAAGTCTTATAATCAGACATCCAGAAGCAGAAGACCGCAAGGGACGTTTGGGGGAACCGGATGGTAAAACGGGTGGAAGCACTTGA
- a CDS encoding nuclear transport factor 2 family protein, translating into MEHGKISPKEVVEIFFDSYRNHDLESIESLCCADITYVNPEGLVSNGKGEFLELLEKEFDSFGVLFEPISWEVTVERTSFCFVSWKRGMKIARKAAFRRVEIFGSALVVKADGKWQLMHFQHGFTSSYSGLLKAKKK; encoded by the coding sequence ATGGAGCATGGCAAGATATCGCCTAAGGAAGTAGTTGAGATCTTCTTTGACAGTTATAGAAATCACGATCTCGAGTCAATCGAATCGCTATGCTGTGCTGATATTACCTATGTGAATCCCGAAGGGCTCGTAAGTAATGGGAAGGGTGAGTTTCTTGAGCTTCTGGAAAAGGAGTTTGATTCATTTGGGGTTCTCTTTGAGCCGATATCTTGGGAAGTTACAGTTGAAAGAACCTCGTTCTGTTTTGTTTCATGGAAACGAGGTATGAAAATCGCAAGAAAAGCTGCATTCAGGAGAGTAGAGATATTCGGTTCGGCACTTGTTGTGAAAGCAGATGGCAAGTGGCAACTGATGCACTTCCAGCATGGCTTCACAAGTTCTTACTCCGGCCTTCTGAAAGCCAAGAAGAAGTGA